A window of the Diabrotica undecimpunctata isolate CICGRU chromosome 1, icDiaUnde3, whole genome shotgun sequence genome harbors these coding sequences:
- the LOC140448466 gene encoding opsin, ultraviolet-sensitive-like isoform X2: protein MGLSNWTEPLQPLGRVMDPMDEIMIQHIGWNVDADDLIHIPKHWQLYPAPEKSLHFLLGMIYVFLWFLAIIGNGLVLWIFTSAKSLRTASNIFVVNLAFSDFLMFVSIPIFIYNSFNGGFAAGWLSCQVYALIGSLSGISQGMTNACIAYDRYTTITRPFDGKLSKTKAVLMVLFIWIYTLPWALLPMFETWGRYMPGYLTACSFDYLTNTFDNKLFVGSIFTCSYIFPMTAIIFYYSQIVSKVFDHEKALRAQAKKMNVESLRSNQQLKNESAEVRIAKAAITVCFLFVASWTPYAVLALIGAFGDQSLLSPGVSMIPALTCKLVACLDPYVYAISHPRYRIELQKRLPWLAIKEESDSQSTVTETSSPPPSTA, encoded by the exons ATGGGCCTCTCCAACTGGACTGAACCTCTTCAACCTCTCGGAAG ggTTATGGATCCTATGGATGAAATCATGATTCAACACATAGGATGGAACGTAGACGCTGACGATCTGATCCACATCCCCAAACATTGGCAACTCTATCCCGCCCCAGAAAAATCTCTTCATTTTCTCCTTGGTATGATCTACGTTTTTCTCTGGTTTTTAGCGATCATTGGAAATGGACTTGTCCTGTGGATATTCACTTC GGCAAAAAGTCTAAGAACAGCATCCAACATATTCGTAGTCAATTTGGCTTTCAGTGATTTCCTGATGTTTGTAAGTATACCAATCTTCATTTATAATTCGTTCAATGGAGGATTCGCTGCTGGTTGGCTATCCTGCCAGGTATACGCTTTAATAGGATCACTTTCTGGTATATCTCAGGGCATGACTAATGCCTGCATAGCCTATGACAG ATATACTACAATTACAAGACCTTTTGATGGAAAACTATCTAAAACGAAAGCTGTCCTCATGGTTCTCTTCATCTGGATATACACGCTACCTTGGGCGTTATTGCCGATGTTTGAAACGTGGGGAAGGTATATGCCAG GATACCTGACGGCATGTTCATTCGACTATCTCACTAATACCTTCGATAACAAACTGTTCGTAGGATCAATTTTTACTTGTTCCTACATCTTTCCAATGACAgctattatattttattacagcCAGATTGTCAGTAAAGTATTTGATCACGAAAAAGCCCTTAGAGCACAA GCTAAGAAGATGAACGTCGAATCCTTAAGGTCGAATCAACAACTGAAGAACGAATCGGCAGAAGTGAGGATAGCCAAAGCGGCAATCACAGTCTGTTTCCTGTTCGTCGCTTCTTGGACCCCATACGCCGTGCTGGCCTTGATTGGAGCATTTGGAGATCAATCACTTCTATCTCCAGGAGTTTCTATGATTCCAGCGTTGACATGCAAACTGGTAGCCTGTCTAGATCCGTATGTGTATGCCATAAGCCATCCAAGATACAG
- the LOC140448466 gene encoding opsin, ultraviolet-sensitive-like isoform X4 translates to MGLSNWTEPLQPLGRVMDPMDEIMIQHIGWNVDADDLIHIPKHWQLYPAPEKSLHFLLGMIYVFLWFLAIIGNGLVLWIFTSAKSLRTASNIFVVNLAFSDFLMFVSIPIFIYNSFNGGFAAGWLSCQVYALIGSLSGISQGMTNACIAYDRYTTITRPFDGKLSKTKAVLMVLFIWIYTLPWALLPMFETWGRYMPEGYLTACSFDYLTNTFDNKLFVGSIFTCSYIFPMTAIIFYYSQIVSKVFDHEKALRAQAKKMNVESLRSNQQLKNESAEVRIAKAAITVCFLFVASWTPYAVLALIGAFGDQSLLSPGVSMIPALTCKLVACLDPYVYAISHPRYR, encoded by the exons ATGGGCCTCTCCAACTGGACTGAACCTCTTCAACCTCTCGGAAG ggTTATGGATCCTATGGATGAAATCATGATTCAACACATAGGATGGAACGTAGACGCTGACGATCTGATCCACATCCCCAAACATTGGCAACTCTATCCCGCCCCAGAAAAATCTCTTCATTTTCTCCTTGGTATGATCTACGTTTTTCTCTGGTTTTTAGCGATCATTGGAAATGGACTTGTCCTGTGGATATTCACTTC GGCAAAAAGTCTAAGAACAGCATCCAACATATTCGTAGTCAATTTGGCTTTCAGTGATTTCCTGATGTTTGTAAGTATACCAATCTTCATTTATAATTCGTTCAATGGAGGATTCGCTGCTGGTTGGCTATCCTGCCAGGTATACGCTTTAATAGGATCACTTTCTGGTATATCTCAGGGCATGACTAATGCCTGCATAGCCTATGACAG ATATACTACAATTACAAGACCTTTTGATGGAAAACTATCTAAAACGAAAGCTGTCCTCATGGTTCTCTTCATCTGGATATACACGCTACCTTGGGCGTTATTGCCGATGTTTGAAACGTGGGGAAGGTATATGCCAG AAGGATACCTGACGGCATGTTCATTCGACTATCTCACTAATACCTTCGATAACAAACTGTTCGTAGGATCAATTTTTACTTGTTCCTACATCTTTCCAATGACAgctattatattttattacagcCAGATTGTCAGTAAAGTATTTGATCACGAAAAAGCCCTTAGAGCACAA GCTAAGAAGATGAACGTCGAATCCTTAAGGTCGAATCAACAACTGAAGAACGAATCGGCAGAAGTGAGGATAGCCAAAGCGGCAATCACAGTCTGTTTCCTGTTCGTCGCTTCTTGGACCCCATACGCCGTGCTGGCCTTGATTGGAGCATTTGGAGATCAATCACTTCTATCTCCAGGAGTTTCTATGATTCCAGCGTTGACATGCAAACTGGTAGCCTGTCTAGATCCGTATGTGTATGCCATAAGCCATCCAAGATACAGGTAA
- the LOC140448466 gene encoding opsin, ultraviolet-sensitive-like isoform X1, with protein sequence MGLSNWTEPLQPLGRVMDPMDEIMIQHIGWNVDADDLIHIPKHWQLYPAPEKSLHFLLGMIYVFLWFLAIIGNGLVLWIFTSAKSLRTASNIFVVNLAFSDFLMFVSIPIFIYNSFNGGFAAGWLSCQVYALIGSLSGISQGMTNACIAYDRYTTITRPFDGKLSKTKAVLMVLFIWIYTLPWALLPMFETWGRYMPEGYLTACSFDYLTNTFDNKLFVGSIFTCSYIFPMTAIIFYYSQIVSKVFDHEKALRAQAKKMNVESLRSNQQLKNESAEVRIAKAAITVCFLFVASWTPYAVLALIGAFGDQSLLSPGVSMIPALTCKLVACLDPYVYAISHPRYRIELQKRLPWLAIKEESDSQSTVTETSSPPPSTA encoded by the exons ATGGGCCTCTCCAACTGGACTGAACCTCTTCAACCTCTCGGAAG ggTTATGGATCCTATGGATGAAATCATGATTCAACACATAGGATGGAACGTAGACGCTGACGATCTGATCCACATCCCCAAACATTGGCAACTCTATCCCGCCCCAGAAAAATCTCTTCATTTTCTCCTTGGTATGATCTACGTTTTTCTCTGGTTTTTAGCGATCATTGGAAATGGACTTGTCCTGTGGATATTCACTTC GGCAAAAAGTCTAAGAACAGCATCCAACATATTCGTAGTCAATTTGGCTTTCAGTGATTTCCTGATGTTTGTAAGTATACCAATCTTCATTTATAATTCGTTCAATGGAGGATTCGCTGCTGGTTGGCTATCCTGCCAGGTATACGCTTTAATAGGATCACTTTCTGGTATATCTCAGGGCATGACTAATGCCTGCATAGCCTATGACAG ATATACTACAATTACAAGACCTTTTGATGGAAAACTATCTAAAACGAAAGCTGTCCTCATGGTTCTCTTCATCTGGATATACACGCTACCTTGGGCGTTATTGCCGATGTTTGAAACGTGGGGAAGGTATATGCCAG AAGGATACCTGACGGCATGTTCATTCGACTATCTCACTAATACCTTCGATAACAAACTGTTCGTAGGATCAATTTTTACTTGTTCCTACATCTTTCCAATGACAgctattatattttattacagcCAGATTGTCAGTAAAGTATTTGATCACGAAAAAGCCCTTAGAGCACAA GCTAAGAAGATGAACGTCGAATCCTTAAGGTCGAATCAACAACTGAAGAACGAATCGGCAGAAGTGAGGATAGCCAAAGCGGCAATCACAGTCTGTTTCCTGTTCGTCGCTTCTTGGACCCCATACGCCGTGCTGGCCTTGATTGGAGCATTTGGAGATCAATCACTTCTATCTCCAGGAGTTTCTATGATTCCAGCGTTGACATGCAAACTGGTAGCCTGTCTAGATCCGTATGTGTATGCCATAAGCCATCCAAGATACAG